A genomic segment from Echeneis naucrates chromosome 20, fEcheNa1.1, whole genome shotgun sequence encodes:
- the htr5ab gene encoding 5-hydroxytryptamine (serotonin) receptor 5A, b isoform X2, protein MTYPNTSVLAANRSGALDSYDAGGNIYRPFSVFSVLTLTLLAMLVVATFVWNLLVLVTILRVRTFHRVPHNLVASMAISDVMVAALVMPLSLVHELNGRLWKLGRVLCQVWISFDVLCCTASIWNVTAIALDRYWSITRHLEYTLKTRKKISNVMIALTWLLSSIISLSPLFGWGETYSEGMKCQVSQEPSYTIFSTFGAFYLPLCVVLFVYWKIYKAAKFRIGSRKTNTITPMAEVKDETQQPQMVFTVRHATVTFQTDGDTWREQKEKKAALMVGILIGVFVLCWIPFFITELIVPLCSCDIPPICKSIFLWLGYSNSFFNPLIYTAFNKNYNNALRNLFSRQR, encoded by the exons ATGACTTACCCAAACACCAGCGTACTGGCAGCCAACCGCAGTGGAGCTTTGGACAGCTATGACGCTGGGGGAAACATTTACCGGCCCTTCTCTGTTTTCAGCGTGCTCACTCTAACTTTGCTGGCGATGCTGGTTGTGGCCACATTTGTCTGGAACTTGCTGGTGCTGGTGACTATTTTGAGGGTGAGGACATTCCACCGGGTCCCACACAACCTCGTGGCTTCAATGGCGATCTCCGACGTGATGGTGGCTGCTCTGGTCATGCCTCTGAGTCTGGTCCATGAGCTGAACGGCAGGTTGTGGAAGCTGGGCCGTGTGCTGTGCCAGGTGTGGATCTCCTTTGACGTGCTATGCTGCACGGCCAGCATCTGGAATGTGACGGCCATCGCGCTGGACCGCTACTGGTCCATCACCAGACACCTGGAGTACACGCTGAAGACACGCAAAAAGATCTCCAATGTGATGATCGCACTCACATGGCTACTGTCCTCCATCATTTCTCTGTCGCCTCTCTTCGGCTGGGGCGAGACATACTCAGAGGGGATGAAGTGCCAGGTGAGCCAGGAGCCATCCTACACAATATTTTCCACCTTCGGAGCGTTTTACCTCCCGCTATGCgtggtgctgtttgtttattggaAGATCTACAAGGCTGCCAAGTTTCGCATTGGCTCCCGCAAAACCAACACAATCACACCAATGGCTGAG GTTAAGGACGAGACTCAGCAGCCTCAGATGGTGTTTACTGTGCGCCATGCCACTGTGACCTTCCAGACGGACGGGGACACATGGCGtgagcagaaggagaaaaaggcGGCGCTGATGGTTGGCATTTTGATTGGCGTGTTTGTACTTTGTTGGATTCCCTTCTTCATCACCGAGCTCATCGTGCCACTGTGCTCCTGCGATATCCCGCCCATCTGTAAGAGCATCTTCCTGTGGCTGGGCTACTCCAACTCATTCTTCAACCCGCTTATTTACACCGCCTTTAATAAGAACTACAACAACGCTCTGAGGAACCTGTTCTCCCGCCAGCGTTGA
- the htr5ab gene encoding 5-hydroxytryptamine (serotonin) receptor 5A, b isoform X1 — protein sequence MTYPNTSVLAANRSGALDSYDAGGNIYRPFSVFSVLTLTLLAMLVVATFVWNLLVLVTILRVRTFHRVPHNLVASMAISDVMVAALVMPLSLVHELNGRLWKLGRVLCQVWISFDVLCCTASIWNVTAIALDRYWSITRHLEYTLKTRKKISNVMIALTWLLSSIISLSPLFGWGETYSEGMKCQVSQEPSYTIFSTFGAFYLPLCVVLFVYWKIYKAAKFRIGSRKTNTITPMAEVIQVKDETQQPQMVFTVRHATVTFQTDGDTWREQKEKKAALMVGILIGVFVLCWIPFFITELIVPLCSCDIPPICKSIFLWLGYSNSFFNPLIYTAFNKNYNNALRNLFSRQR from the exons ATGACTTACCCAAACACCAGCGTACTGGCAGCCAACCGCAGTGGAGCTTTGGACAGCTATGACGCTGGGGGAAACATTTACCGGCCCTTCTCTGTTTTCAGCGTGCTCACTCTAACTTTGCTGGCGATGCTGGTTGTGGCCACATTTGTCTGGAACTTGCTGGTGCTGGTGACTATTTTGAGGGTGAGGACATTCCACCGGGTCCCACACAACCTCGTGGCTTCAATGGCGATCTCCGACGTGATGGTGGCTGCTCTGGTCATGCCTCTGAGTCTGGTCCATGAGCTGAACGGCAGGTTGTGGAAGCTGGGCCGTGTGCTGTGCCAGGTGTGGATCTCCTTTGACGTGCTATGCTGCACGGCCAGCATCTGGAATGTGACGGCCATCGCGCTGGACCGCTACTGGTCCATCACCAGACACCTGGAGTACACGCTGAAGACACGCAAAAAGATCTCCAATGTGATGATCGCACTCACATGGCTACTGTCCTCCATCATTTCTCTGTCGCCTCTCTTCGGCTGGGGCGAGACATACTCAGAGGGGATGAAGTGCCAGGTGAGCCAGGAGCCATCCTACACAATATTTTCCACCTTCGGAGCGTTTTACCTCCCGCTATGCgtggtgctgtttgtttattggaAGATCTACAAGGCTGCCAAGTTTCGCATTGGCTCCCGCAAAACCAACACAATCACACCAATGGCTGAGGTGAt TCAGGTTAAGGACGAGACTCAGCAGCCTCAGATGGTGTTTACTGTGCGCCATGCCACTGTGACCTTCCAGACGGACGGGGACACATGGCGtgagcagaaggagaaaaaggcGGCGCTGATGGTTGGCATTTTGATTGGCGTGTTTGTACTTTGTTGGATTCCCTTCTTCATCACCGAGCTCATCGTGCCACTGTGCTCCTGCGATATCCCGCCCATCTGTAAGAGCATCTTCCTGTGGCTGGGCTACTCCAACTCATTCTTCAACCCGCTTATTTACACCGCCTTTAATAAGAACTACAACAACGCTCTGAGGAACCTGTTCTCCCGCCAGCGTTGA